The Macaca nemestrina isolate mMacNem1 chromosome 12, mMacNem.hap1, whole genome shotgun sequence genome contains a region encoding:
- the LOC105471682 gene encoding MAP kinase-activating death domain protein isoform X13 has translation MVQKKKFCPRLLDYLVIVGARHPSSDSVAQTPELLRRYPLEDHAEFPLPPDVVFFCQPEGCLSVRQRRMSLRDDTSFVFTLTDKDTGVTRYGICVNFYRSFQKRIPKEKGEGGAGSHGKEGTRATCASEEGGTESSESGSSRQPPSADSTPDVNQSPRGKRRAKAGSRSRNSTLTSLCVLSHYPFFSTFRECLYTLKRLVDCCSERLLGKKLGIPRGVQRDTMWRIFTGSLLVEEKSSALLHDLREIEAWIYRLLRSPVPVSGQKRVDIEVLPQELQPALTFALPDPSRFTLVDFPLHLPLELLGVDACLQVLTCILLEHKVVLQSRDYNALSMSVMAFVAMIYPLEYMFPVIPLLPTCMASAEQLLLAPTPYIIGVPASFFLYKLDFKMPDDVWLVDLDSNRVIAPTNAEVLPILPEPESLELKKHLKQALASMSLNTQPILNLEKFHEGQEIPLLLGRPSNDLQSTPSTEFNPLIYGNDVDSVDVATRVAMVRFFNSANVLQGFQMHTRTLRLFPRPVVAFQAGSFLASRPRQTPFAEKLARTQAVEYFGEWILNPTNYAFQRIHNNMFDPALIGDKPKWYAHQLQPIHYRVYDSNSQLAEALSVPPERDSDSEPTDDSGSDSMDYDDSSSSYSSLGDFVSEMMKCDINGDTPNVDPLTHAALGDASEVEIDELQNQKEAEEPGLDSENSQENPPLRSSSSTTASSSPSTIIHGANSEPADSTEMDDKAAVGVSKPLPSVPPSIGKSNVDRRQAEIGEGAQKLLRPNSLRLASDSDAESDSRASSPNSTVSNTSTEGFGGIMSFASSLYRNHSTSFSLSNLTLPTKGVREKATPFPSLKVFGLNTLMEIVTEAGPGSGEGNRRALVDQKSSVIKHSPTVKREPPSPQGRSSNSSENQQFLKEVVHNVLDGQGVGWLNMKKVRRLLESEQLRVFVLSKLNRTVQSEDDARQDIIPDVEVSRKVYKGMLDLLKCTILSLEQSYAHAGLGGMASIFGLLEIAQTHYYSKEPDKRKRSPTESVNTPVGKDPGLAGRGDPKAMAQLRVPQVGPRAPSATGKGPKELDTRSLKEENFIASIELWNKHQEVKKQKALEKQRPEVIKPVFDLGETEEKKSQISADSGVSLTSSSQRTDQDSVISVSPAVMIRSSSQDSEVSTVVSNSSGETLGADSDLSSNAGDGPGGEGSVHLASSRGTLSDSEIETNSATSTIFGKAHSLKPSVKEKLAGSPIRTSEDVSQRVYLYEGLLGRDKGSMWDQLEDAAMETFSISKERSTLWDQMQFWEDAFLDAVMLEREGMGMDQGPQEMIDRYLSLGEHDRKRLEDDEDRLLATLLHNLISYMLLMKVNKNDIRKKVRRLMGKSHIGLVYSQQINEVLDQLANLNGRDLSIWSSGSRHMKKQTFVVHAGTDTNGDIFFMEVCDDCVVLRSNIGTVYERWWYEKLINMTYCPKTKVLCLWRRNGSETQLNKFYTKKCRELYYCVKDSMERAAARQQSIKPGPELGGEFPVQDMKTGEGGLLQVTLEGINLKFMHNQVFIELNHIKKCNTVRGVFVLEEFVPEIKEVVSHKYKTPMAHEICYSVLCLFSYVAAVRSSEEDLRTPPRPVSS, from the exons GCACCCGAGCAGTGACAGCGTGGCCCAGACTCCTGAACTGCTACGACGATACCCCTTAGAGGATCACGCTGAGTTTCCCCTGCCCCCAGACGTCGTGTTCTTCTGTCAGCCCGAGGGCTGCCTGAGCGTGCGGCAGCGGCGCATGAGCCTCCGGGATGATACCTCTTTTGTCTTCACCCTCACTGACAAGGACACTGGAGTCACGCGATACGGCATCTGTGTTAACTTCTACCGCTCCTTCCAGAAGCGAATCCCTaaggagaagggggaaggggggGCAGGGTCCCATGGGAAGGAAGGAACCCGCGCCACCTGTGCCTCAGAAGAGGGTGGCACTGAGAGCTCAGAGAGTGGCTCATCCCGGCAGCCTCCCAGTGCCGACTCTACCCCTGATGTGAACCAGTCTCCTCGGGGCAAACGCCGGGCCAAGGCGGGGAGCCGCTCCCGCAACAGTACTCTCACGTCCCTGTGTGTGCTCAGTCACTACCCTTTTTTCTCCACCTTCCGAGAGTGTCTGTATACCCTCAAGCGCCTGGTGGACTGCTGTAGTGAGCGCCTGCTGGGCAAGAAGCTGGGCATCCCTCGAGGTGTACAAAG GGACACCATGTGGCGGATCTTTACTGGATCGCTGCTGGTGGAGGAGAAGTCAAGTGCCCTTCTGCATGACCTTCGGGAGATTGAGGCCTGGATCTATCGATTGCTGCGCTCCCCAGTACCCGTCTCTGGGCAGAAGCGAGTAGACATCGAGGTCCTACCCCAAGAGCTCCAGCCAGCTCTGACCTTTGCTCTTCCAGACCCATCTCGATTCACCCTAGTGGATTTCCCACTGCACCTTCCCTTGGAACTTCTAGGTGTGGACGCCTGTCTCCAGGTGCTAACCTGCATTCTGTTAGAGCATAAG GTGGTGCTACAGTCTCGAGACTACAATGCACTCTCCATGTCTGTGATGGCATTCGTGGCAATGATCTATCCACTGGAGTATATGTTTCCTGTCATCCCGCTGCTTCCCACCTGCATGGCATCAGCAGAGCAG CTGCTGTTGGCTCCAACTCCGTACATCATTGGGGTTCCTGCCAGCTTCTTCCTCTACAAACTGGACTTCAAAATGCCTGATGATGTATGGCTAGTGGATCTGGACAGCAACAGG GTGATTGCCCCCACCAATGCAGAAGTGCTGCCTATTCTGCCAGAACCAGAGTCACTAGagctgaaaaagcatttaaagCAG GCCTTGGCCAGCATGAGCCTCAACACCCAGCCCATCCTCAATCTGGAGAAATTTCATGAGGGCCAGGAGATACCCCTTCTCTTGGGAAGGCCTTCTAATGACCTGCAGTCCACACCGTCCACTGAATTCAACCCGCTTATCTATGGCAACGATGTGGATTCTGTGGATGTTGCAACCAG GGTCGCCATGGTACGGTTCTTCAACTCTGCCAACGTGCTGCAGGGATTTCAGATGCACACACGTACCCTGCGCCTCTTCCCTCGGCCTGTGGTAGCTTTTCAAGCTGGCTCCTTTCTAGCCTCACGTCCCCGCCAGACTCCTTTTGCCGAGAAATTGGCCAGGACTCAAGCTGTGGAGTACTTTGGGGAATGGATCCTTAACCCCACCAACTATGCCTTTCAGCGAATTCACAACA ATATGTTTGATCCAGCCCTGATTGGTGACAAGCCGAAGTGGTATGCTCATCAGCTGCAGCCTATCCACTATCGCGTCTATGACAGCAATTCCCAGCTGGCTGAGGCCCTGAGTGTACCACCAGAGCGGGACTCTGACTCCGAACCTACTGATGATAG TGGCAGTGATAGTATGGATTATGACGATTCAAGCTCTTCTTACTCCTCCCTTGGTGACTTTGTCAGTGAAATGATGAAATGTGACATTAATGGTGATACTCCCA ATGTGGACCCTCTCACGCATGCAGCACTGGGGGATGCCAGCGAGGTGGAGATTGATGAGCTGCAGAATCAGAAGGAAGCAGAAGAGCCTGGCCTAGACAGTGAGAACTCTCAGGAAAACCCCCCACTGCGCTCCAGCTCCAGCACCACTGCCAGCAGCAGCCCCAGCACCATCATCCACGGAGCCAACTCT GAACCTGCTGACTCTACGGAGATGGATGATAAGGCAGCAGTAGGCGTCTCCAAGCCCCTCCCTTCCGTGCCTCCCAGCATTGGCAAGTCGAACGTGGACAGACGTCAGGCAGAAATTGGAGAGGG GGCTCAAAAGCTGCTGCGGCCCAACAGCTTGAGACTGGCAAGTGACTCAGATGCAGAGTCAGACTCTCGGGCAAGCTCTCCCAACTCCACCGTCTCCAACACCAGCACCGAGGGCTTCGGGGGCATCATGTCTTTTGCCA GCAGCCTCTATCGGAACCACAGTACCAGCTTCAGTCTTTCAAACCTCACACTGCCCACCAAAGGTGTCCGAGAGAAGGCCACACCCTTCCCCAGTCTGAAAG TATTTGGGCTAAATACTCTAATGGAGATTGTTACTGAAGCCGGCCCCGGGAGTGGTGAAG GAAACAGGAGGGCGTTAGTGGATCAGAAGTCATCTGTCATTAAACACAGCCCAACAGTGAAAAGAGAACCTCCATCACCCCAGGGTCGATCCAGCAATTCTAG TGAGAACCAGCAGTTCCTGAAGGAGGTGGTACACAACGTGCTGGACGGCCAGGGAGTTGGCTGGCTCAACATGAAAAAGGTGCGCCGGCTCCTGGAGAGCGAGCAACTGCGAGTCTTTGTCCTGAGCAAGCTGAACCGTACGGTGCAGTCAGAGGACGATGCCCGGCAGGACATTATCCCGGATGTG GAGGTCAGTCGGAAGGTGTACAAGGGAATGTTAGACCTCCTCAAGTGTACAATCCTCAGCCTGGAGCAGTCCTATGCTCATGCGGGTCTGGGTGGCATGGCCAGCATCTTTGGGCTTCTGGAGATCGCCCAGACCCACTACTATAGTAAAG aacCAGACAAGCGGAAGAGAAGTCCAACAGAAAGTGTAAATACCCCAGTTGGCAAGGATCCTGGCCTAGCTGGGCGGGGGGACCCAAAGGCTATGGCACAGCTGAGAGTTCCCCAGGTGGGACCTCGGGCACCAAGTGCCACAGGAAAGGGTCCTAAGGAACTGGACACCAGAagtttaaaggaagaaaattttataGCGTCTATTG AATTGTGGAACAAGCACCAGGAAGTGAAAAAGCAAAAAGCTTTGGAAAAACAGA GGCCTGAAGTAATCAAACCTGTCTTTGACCTTGGTGAGACAGAGGAGAAAAAGTCCCAGATCAGCGCAGACAGTGGTGTGAGCCTGACGTCTAGTTCCCAG AGGACTGATCAAGACTCTGTCATCAGCGTGAGTCCAGCTGTTATGATCCGCAGCTCAAGTCAGGATTCTGAAGTTAGCACCGTG gtGAGTAATAGCTCTGGAGAGACTCTTGGAGCTGACAGTGACTTAAGCAGCAATGCAGGTGACGGACCAGGTGGCGAGGGCAGTGTTCACCTGGCAAGCTCTCGGGGCACTTTGTCTGATAGTGAAATTGAGACCAACTCTGCTACAAGCACCATCTTT GGTAAAGCCCATAGCTTGAAGCCAAGCGTAAAGGAGAAGCTGGCAGGCAGCCCCATTCGCACTTCTGAAGATGTGAGCCAGCGAGTCTATCTCTATGAGGGACTCCTAG GAAGGGACAAAGGATCCATGTGGGACCAGTTAGAGGATGCAGCTATGGAGACCTTTTCTATAA GCAAAGAGCGTTCTACTTTATGGGACCAAATGCAATTCTGGGAAGATGCCTTCTTAGATGCTGTGATGTTGGAGAGAGAAGGCATGGGTATGGACCAGGGTCCCCAGGAAATGATCGACAG GTACCTGTCCCTGGGAGAACATGACCGGAAGCGCCTGGAAGATGATGAAGATCGCTTGCTGGCCACCCTTTTGCACAACCTCATCTCCTACATGCTGCTGATGAAG GTAAATAAGAATGACATCCGCAAGAAGGTGAGGCGCCTAATGGGAAAGTCGCACATTGGGCTTGTGTACAGCCAGCAAATCAATGAGGTGCTTGATCAGCTGGCGAACCTG AATGGACGCGATCTCTCTATCTGGTCCAGTGGCAGCCGGCATATGAAGAAGCAGACATTTGTGGTACATGCAGGGACAGATACAAATGGAGATATCTTTTTCATGGAG GTGTGCGATGACTGTGTGGTGTTGCGTAGTAACATCGGAACAGTATATGAGCGCTGGTGGTACGAGAAGCTCATCAACATGACCTACTGTCCCAAGACCAAGGTGTTGTGCTTGTGGCGTAGAAATGGCTCTGAGACCCAGCTCAACAAGTTCTATACTAAAAAG TGTCGGGAGCTGTACTACTGTGTGAAGGACAGCATGGAGCGCGCTGCCGCCCGACAGCAAAGCATCAAACCCG GACCTGAATTGGGTGGCGAGTTCCCTGTGCAGGACATGAAGACTGGTGAGGGTGGCCTGCTGCAGGTCACCCTGGAAGGGATCAACCTCAAGTTTATGCACAATCAG GTTTTCATAGAGCTGAATCACATTAAAAAGTGCAATACAGTTCGAGGCGTCTTTGTCCTGGAGGAATTTG
- the LOC105471682 gene encoding MAP kinase-activating death domain protein isoform X5: MVQKKKFCPRLLDYLVIVGARHPSSDSVAQTPELLRRYPLEDHAEFPLPPDVVFFCQPEGCLSVRQRRMSLRDDTSFVFTLTDKDTGVTRYGICVNFYRSFQKRIPKEKGEGGAGSHGKEGTRATCASEEGGTESSESGSSRQPPSADSTPDVNQSPRGKRRAKAGSRSRNSTLTSLCVLSHYPFFSTFRECLYTLKRLVDCCSERLLGKKLGIPRGVQRDTMWRIFTGSLLVEEKSSALLHDLREIEAWIYRLLRSPVPVSGQKRVDIEVLPQELQPALTFALPDPSRFTLVDFPLHLPLELLGVDACLQVLTCILLEHKVVLQSRDYNALSMSVMAFVAMIYPLEYMFPVIPLLPTCMASAEQLLLAPTPYIIGVPASFFLYKLDFKMPDDVWLVDLDSNRVIAPTNAEVLPILPEPESLELKKHLKQALASMSLNTQPILNLEKFHEGQEIPLLLGRPSNDLQSTPSTEFNPLIYGNDVDSVDVATRVAMVRFFNSANVLQGFQMHTRTLRLFPRPVVAFQAGSFLASRPRQTPFAEKLARTQAVEYFGEWILNPTNYAFQRIHNNMFDPALIGDKPKWYAHQLQPIHYRVYDSNSQLAEALSVPPERDSDSEPTDDSGSDSMDYDDSSSSYSSLGDFVSEMMKCDINGDTPNVDPLTHAALGDASEVEIDELQNQKEAEEPGLDSENSQENPPLRSSSSTTASSSPSTIIHGANSEPADSTEMDDKAAVGVSKPLPSVPPSIGKSNVDRRQAEIGEGSVRRRIYDNPYFEPQYGFPPEEDEDEQGESYTPRFSQHVSGNRAQKLLRPNSLRLASDSDAESDSRASSPNSTVSNTSTEGFGGIMSFASSLYRNHSTSFSLSNLTLPTKGVREKATPFPSLKVFGLNTLMEIVTEAGPGSGEGNRRALVDQKSSVIKHSPTVKREPPSPQGRSSNSSENQQFLKEVVHNVLDGQGVGWLNMKKVRRLLESEQLRVFVLSKLNRTVQSEDDARQDIIPDVEVSRKVYKGMLDLLKCTILSLEQSYAHAGLGGMASIFGLLEIAQTHYYSKEPDKRKRSPTESVNTPVGKDPGLAGRGDPKAMAQLRVPQVGPRAPSATGKGPKELDTRSLKEENFIASIGPEVIKPVFDLGETEEKKSQISADSGVSLTSSSQRTDQDSVISVSPAVMIRSSSQDSEVSTVSNSSGETLGADSDLSSNAGDGPGGEGSVHLASSRGTLSDSEIETNSATSTIFGKAHSLKPSVKEKLAGSPIRTSEDVSQRVYLYEGLLGRDKGSMWDQLEDAAMETFSISKERSTLWDQMQFWEDAFLDAVMLEREGMGMDQGPQEMIDRYLSLGEHDRKRLEDDEDRLLATLLHNLISYMLLMKVNKNDIRKKVRRLMGKSHIGLVYSQQINEVLDQLANLNGRDLSIWSSGSRHMKKQTFVVHAGTDTNGDIFFMEVCDDCVVLRSNIGTVYERWWYEKLINMTYCPKTKVLCLWRRNGSETQLNKFYTKKCRELYYCVKDSMERAAARQQSIKPGPELGGEFPVQDMKTGEGGLLQVTLEGINLKFMHNQVFIELNHIKKCNTVRGVFVLEEFVPEIKEVVSHKYKTPMAHEICYSVLCLFSYVAAVRSSEEDLRTPPRPVSS, from the exons GCACCCGAGCAGTGACAGCGTGGCCCAGACTCCTGAACTGCTACGACGATACCCCTTAGAGGATCACGCTGAGTTTCCCCTGCCCCCAGACGTCGTGTTCTTCTGTCAGCCCGAGGGCTGCCTGAGCGTGCGGCAGCGGCGCATGAGCCTCCGGGATGATACCTCTTTTGTCTTCACCCTCACTGACAAGGACACTGGAGTCACGCGATACGGCATCTGTGTTAACTTCTACCGCTCCTTCCAGAAGCGAATCCCTaaggagaagggggaaggggggGCAGGGTCCCATGGGAAGGAAGGAACCCGCGCCACCTGTGCCTCAGAAGAGGGTGGCACTGAGAGCTCAGAGAGTGGCTCATCCCGGCAGCCTCCCAGTGCCGACTCTACCCCTGATGTGAACCAGTCTCCTCGGGGCAAACGCCGGGCCAAGGCGGGGAGCCGCTCCCGCAACAGTACTCTCACGTCCCTGTGTGTGCTCAGTCACTACCCTTTTTTCTCCACCTTCCGAGAGTGTCTGTATACCCTCAAGCGCCTGGTGGACTGCTGTAGTGAGCGCCTGCTGGGCAAGAAGCTGGGCATCCCTCGAGGTGTACAAAG GGACACCATGTGGCGGATCTTTACTGGATCGCTGCTGGTGGAGGAGAAGTCAAGTGCCCTTCTGCATGACCTTCGGGAGATTGAGGCCTGGATCTATCGATTGCTGCGCTCCCCAGTACCCGTCTCTGGGCAGAAGCGAGTAGACATCGAGGTCCTACCCCAAGAGCTCCAGCCAGCTCTGACCTTTGCTCTTCCAGACCCATCTCGATTCACCCTAGTGGATTTCCCACTGCACCTTCCCTTGGAACTTCTAGGTGTGGACGCCTGTCTCCAGGTGCTAACCTGCATTCTGTTAGAGCATAAG GTGGTGCTACAGTCTCGAGACTACAATGCACTCTCCATGTCTGTGATGGCATTCGTGGCAATGATCTATCCACTGGAGTATATGTTTCCTGTCATCCCGCTGCTTCCCACCTGCATGGCATCAGCAGAGCAG CTGCTGTTGGCTCCAACTCCGTACATCATTGGGGTTCCTGCCAGCTTCTTCCTCTACAAACTGGACTTCAAAATGCCTGATGATGTATGGCTAGTGGATCTGGACAGCAACAGG GTGATTGCCCCCACCAATGCAGAAGTGCTGCCTATTCTGCCAGAACCAGAGTCACTAGagctgaaaaagcatttaaagCAG GCCTTGGCCAGCATGAGCCTCAACACCCAGCCCATCCTCAATCTGGAGAAATTTCATGAGGGCCAGGAGATACCCCTTCTCTTGGGAAGGCCTTCTAATGACCTGCAGTCCACACCGTCCACTGAATTCAACCCGCTTATCTATGGCAACGATGTGGATTCTGTGGATGTTGCAACCAG GGTCGCCATGGTACGGTTCTTCAACTCTGCCAACGTGCTGCAGGGATTTCAGATGCACACACGTACCCTGCGCCTCTTCCCTCGGCCTGTGGTAGCTTTTCAAGCTGGCTCCTTTCTAGCCTCACGTCCCCGCCAGACTCCTTTTGCCGAGAAATTGGCCAGGACTCAAGCTGTGGAGTACTTTGGGGAATGGATCCTTAACCCCACCAACTATGCCTTTCAGCGAATTCACAACA ATATGTTTGATCCAGCCCTGATTGGTGACAAGCCGAAGTGGTATGCTCATCAGCTGCAGCCTATCCACTATCGCGTCTATGACAGCAATTCCCAGCTGGCTGAGGCCCTGAGTGTACCACCAGAGCGGGACTCTGACTCCGAACCTACTGATGATAG TGGCAGTGATAGTATGGATTATGACGATTCAAGCTCTTCTTACTCCTCCCTTGGTGACTTTGTCAGTGAAATGATGAAATGTGACATTAATGGTGATACTCCCA ATGTGGACCCTCTCACGCATGCAGCACTGGGGGATGCCAGCGAGGTGGAGATTGATGAGCTGCAGAATCAGAAGGAAGCAGAAGAGCCTGGCCTAGACAGTGAGAACTCTCAGGAAAACCCCCCACTGCGCTCCAGCTCCAGCACCACTGCCAGCAGCAGCCCCAGCACCATCATCCACGGAGCCAACTCT GAACCTGCTGACTCTACGGAGATGGATGATAAGGCAGCAGTAGGCGTCTCCAAGCCCCTCCCTTCCGTGCCTCCCAGCATTGGCAAGTCGAACGTGGACAGACGTCAGGCAGAAATTGGAGAGGGGTCAGTGCGCCGACGAATCTATGACAATCCATACTTCGAGCCCCAATATGGCTTTCCCCCTGAGGAAGATGAGGATGAGCAGGGGGAAAGTTACACTCCCCGATTCAGCCAACATGTCAGTGGCAATCG GGCTCAAAAGCTGCTGCGGCCCAACAGCTTGAGACTGGCAAGTGACTCAGATGCAGAGTCAGACTCTCGGGCAAGCTCTCCCAACTCCACCGTCTCCAACACCAGCACCGAGGGCTTCGGGGGCATCATGTCTTTTGCCA GCAGCCTCTATCGGAACCACAGTACCAGCTTCAGTCTTTCAAACCTCACACTGCCCACCAAAGGTGTCCGAGAGAAGGCCACACCCTTCCCCAGTCTGAAAG TATTTGGGCTAAATACTCTAATGGAGATTGTTACTGAAGCCGGCCCCGGGAGTGGTGAAG GAAACAGGAGGGCGTTAGTGGATCAGAAGTCATCTGTCATTAAACACAGCCCAACAGTGAAAAGAGAACCTCCATCACCCCAGGGTCGATCCAGCAATTCTAG TGAGAACCAGCAGTTCCTGAAGGAGGTGGTACACAACGTGCTGGACGGCCAGGGAGTTGGCTGGCTCAACATGAAAAAGGTGCGCCGGCTCCTGGAGAGCGAGCAACTGCGAGTCTTTGTCCTGAGCAAGCTGAACCGTACGGTGCAGTCAGAGGACGATGCCCGGCAGGACATTATCCCGGATGTG GAGGTCAGTCGGAAGGTGTACAAGGGAATGTTAGACCTCCTCAAGTGTACAATCCTCAGCCTGGAGCAGTCCTATGCTCATGCGGGTCTGGGTGGCATGGCCAGCATCTTTGGGCTTCTGGAGATCGCCCAGACCCACTACTATAGTAAAG aacCAGACAAGCGGAAGAGAAGTCCAACAGAAAGTGTAAATACCCCAGTTGGCAAGGATCCTGGCCTAGCTGGGCGGGGGGACCCAAAGGCTATGGCACAGCTGAGAGTTCCCCAGGTGGGACCTCGGGCACCAAGTGCCACAGGAAAGGGTCCTAAGGAACTGGACACCAGAagtttaaaggaagaaaattttataGCGTCTATTG GGCCTGAAGTAATCAAACCTGTCTTTGACCTTGGTGAGACAGAGGAGAAAAAGTCCCAGATCAGCGCAGACAGTGGTGTGAGCCTGACGTCTAGTTCCCAG AGGACTGATCAAGACTCTGTCATCAGCGTGAGTCCAGCTGTTATGATCCGCAGCTCAAGTCAGGATTCTGAAGTTAGCACC gtGAGTAATAGCTCTGGAGAGACTCTTGGAGCTGACAGTGACTTAAGCAGCAATGCAGGTGACGGACCAGGTGGCGAGGGCAGTGTTCACCTGGCAAGCTCTCGGGGCACTTTGTCTGATAGTGAAATTGAGACCAACTCTGCTACAAGCACCATCTTT GGTAAAGCCCATAGCTTGAAGCCAAGCGTAAAGGAGAAGCTGGCAGGCAGCCCCATTCGCACTTCTGAAGATGTGAGCCAGCGAGTCTATCTCTATGAGGGACTCCTAG GAAGGGACAAAGGATCCATGTGGGACCAGTTAGAGGATGCAGCTATGGAGACCTTTTCTATAA GCAAAGAGCGTTCTACTTTATGGGACCAAATGCAATTCTGGGAAGATGCCTTCTTAGATGCTGTGATGTTGGAGAGAGAAGGCATGGGTATGGACCAGGGTCCCCAGGAAATGATCGACAG GTACCTGTCCCTGGGAGAACATGACCGGAAGCGCCTGGAAGATGATGAAGATCGCTTGCTGGCCACCCTTTTGCACAACCTCATCTCCTACATGCTGCTGATGAAG GTAAATAAGAATGACATCCGCAAGAAGGTGAGGCGCCTAATGGGAAAGTCGCACATTGGGCTTGTGTACAGCCAGCAAATCAATGAGGTGCTTGATCAGCTGGCGAACCTG AATGGACGCGATCTCTCTATCTGGTCCAGTGGCAGCCGGCATATGAAGAAGCAGACATTTGTGGTACATGCAGGGACAGATACAAATGGAGATATCTTTTTCATGGAG GTGTGCGATGACTGTGTGGTGTTGCGTAGTAACATCGGAACAGTATATGAGCGCTGGTGGTACGAGAAGCTCATCAACATGACCTACTGTCCCAAGACCAAGGTGTTGTGCTTGTGGCGTAGAAATGGCTCTGAGACCCAGCTCAACAAGTTCTATACTAAAAAG TGTCGGGAGCTGTACTACTGTGTGAAGGACAGCATGGAGCGCGCTGCCGCCCGACAGCAAAGCATCAAACCCG GACCTGAATTGGGTGGCGAGTTCCCTGTGCAGGACATGAAGACTGGTGAGGGTGGCCTGCTGCAGGTCACCCTGGAAGGGATCAACCTCAAGTTTATGCACAATCAG GTTTTCATAGAGCTGAATCACATTAAAAAGTGCAATACAGTTCGAGGCGTCTTTGTCCTGGAGGAATTTG